Proteins encoded in a region of the Novibacillus thermophilus genome:
- a CDS encoding MGDG synthase family glycosyltransferase, protein MKRILFLPLLQMPSGHHQVANALIRSLHRRAPDIDCRKVDFLSYANEWLEKVVTGTYLKWIHHFPVTYDKAYRTFASSSSSDVVQHFQWYERFFVKKMQHLLEKEQPDLIVCTHGFPSSLINRLKMRKVLRTPVINVYTDFFINSIWGRHGIDYHFVADTELKIELMRSGVPEHRIYTTGIPVDDCFKRTRRFRKLQPPFRVLVSGGSNGLGHIKEILKKLKPSRDIRYDILCGNNRNLYNEIVSMRSENIQPLPYISSRDEMNQLYDSVDAVMTKAGGVTVSEALFKGLPVFVHASLPGQETFNRDYLESRGLIRHLKYDAPFDQQLLEVLTDEDELNEWRSRMEAYRLRLREKASDAVLQLLQNSNRMEKQNV, encoded by the coding sequence GTGAAGCGCATTTTGTTTCTGCCGTTACTTCAAATGCCTTCTGGTCATCATCAAGTGGCGAACGCACTGATTCGGTCGCTCCACAGGCGAGCACCTGACATCGACTGCCGGAAGGTCGATTTTCTCAGCTATGCCAACGAATGGCTGGAGAAAGTTGTAACCGGTACGTACTTGAAGTGGATCCACCACTTCCCGGTCACATACGATAAAGCATACCGGACCTTTGCTTCTTCTTCTTCGTCGGATGTCGTCCAGCACTTTCAGTGGTACGAGCGGTTCTTCGTCAAAAAGATGCAGCACTTGTTGGAGAAGGAACAGCCCGATCTCATCGTGTGTACCCACGGATTTCCGTCTTCCCTCATCAACCGGCTCAAAATGCGGAAGGTGTTGAGAACGCCTGTCATCAATGTGTACACAGACTTTTTCATCAATTCCATTTGGGGACGCCACGGCATCGATTACCACTTTGTGGCCGATACGGAATTAAAAATTGAATTGATGCGGAGCGGTGTACCCGAGCACAGAATTTATACGACAGGCATCCCCGTTGACGACTGTTTCAAGCGAACAAGACGTTTTCGCAAGCTTCAACCGCCCTTTCGCGTTCTCGTTTCCGGCGGGAGCAACGGTCTTGGCCACATCAAGGAAATCTTGAAGAAATTAAAGCCATCTCGCGACATTCGCTACGACATCCTTTGCGGCAACAACCGGAATCTGTATAATGAAATTGTTTCAATGCGCTCCGAAAACATTCAGCCGCTGCCCTACATTTCCTCGAGGGATGAGATGAATCAGTTGTACGACTCAGTGGATGCGGTCATGACCAAGGCGGGCGGCGTGACGGTTAGCGAAGCGCTGTTCAAAGGATTGCCCGTATTTGTTCACGCATCCCTCCCCGGGCAGGAAACATTTAACCGGGATTACCTTGAGTCGCGGGGACTGATACGCCATTTAAAATACGACGCACCTTTTGATCAACAATTGCTAGAAGTGCTCACGGACGAGGACGAACTCAACGAGTGGAGAAGCCGTATGGAGGCTTATCGCCTCAGGTTGCGAGAAAAGGCGTCTGACGCAGTATTACAGCTGCTGCAGAACTCGAACCGAATGGAGAAACAGAACGTGTAA
- a CDS encoding patatin-like phospholipase family protein, translated as MGEIGLALGGGSLRGAAHIGVLKEITARGIDVSHLAGTSAGAIVAGLYACGVAPQKMEAIFCDLSLSKMWDWKFGKQGLTGRRIYEKLLHLTDGRHFSDLSIPLAVVCVDLVSGELVVVRSGEIAEALRASIAIPGVLAPVERDDQLLVDGYVLNNNPADIVKKMGASYVVAVEVSRLPEQRSRHVFSHLSRYISIASRHMTAQQLRENADLIIDVDLRHVGRFDFSDLAVTIALGEKEAQRALAKYPPVRKTVDTETDEPDPAQLTPLRLRHAE; from the coding sequence TTGGGAGAAATCGGATTGGCCCTGGGGGGCGGTTCACTGAGGGGAGCAGCCCATATCGGGGTGCTGAAGGAGATCACCGCTCGGGGGATCGACGTGTCTCACTTGGCTGGGACAAGTGCCGGGGCCATTGTGGCAGGCCTCTACGCTTGCGGGGTCGCCCCTCAGAAAATGGAGGCGATATTTTGCGACTTGTCTTTAAGCAAAATGTGGGATTGGAAATTCGGAAAACAAGGATTGACCGGCAGGCGCATCTACGAGAAGTTATTGCATCTGACGGACGGGAGGCACTTCTCCGATCTCTCCATCCCATTGGCCGTCGTCTGCGTCGATTTAGTGTCGGGGGAATTGGTCGTCGTCCGTTCGGGAGAAATTGCCGAGGCGTTGCGGGCAAGCATTGCGATTCCAGGTGTCCTTGCGCCGGTTGAACGAGACGATCAGCTGCTCGTGGACGGTTACGTCCTCAATAACAACCCGGCTGATATTGTCAAGAAAATGGGAGCTTCGTACGTCGTCGCCGTAGAGGTGAGTCGCTTGCCGGAACAGCGCTCTCGTCACGTTTTTTCCCATTTGTCCCGCTACATAAGCATTGCCAGTCGACACATGACAGCCCAACAATTGCGGGAAAACGCCGATCTCATCATCGATGTCGATTTAAGACATGTCGGCCGTTTTGATTTCAGTGACCTGGCAGTGACGATTGCACTTGGGGAGAAAGAAGCGCAACGGGCGTTGGCGAAGTACCCGCCTGTTCGAAAAACCGTCGACACGGAAACAGATGAGCCGGACCCGGCTCAACTCACACCCCTCAGGCTCCGTCACGCAGAGTGA
- a CDS encoding dimethylarginine dimethylaminohydrolase family protein, with protein MEVDRARKQHDALAQIYRDHGVDVHYVENQRVDRPNALFMRDQVLMTPEGAIVCRNGISARRGEERYAAETLASLGVPIVKTINGDGYFDGACAMWIDRETVIIGTGARANKAGALQVESELRNMGVTDIVHFEIPYGHAHLDGLINIADKKVAVLFPWQVPYDVVKFLLERDFTIVEATNFEEIKVKACINFVAIEPGKIVMPAGCPETKQKVEDAGVEVIEAQVDEILKGWGAIHCMTAFLKRDPVTDN; from the coding sequence ATGGAAGTGGACCGGGCCCGGAAACAACATGATGCGTTGGCCCAAATTTACCGGGATCACGGCGTCGACGTCCACTATGTGGAGAACCAGCGGGTGGACAGGCCGAACGCCTTGTTTATGCGGGATCAAGTGTTGATGACGCCGGAGGGGGCGATCGTGTGTCGCAACGGCATTTCCGCAAGACGCGGTGAAGAACGGTATGCCGCTGAAACACTGGCTAGTCTCGGTGTGCCCATTGTCAAGACGATAAACGGTGACGGGTATTTTGACGGAGCGTGCGCTATGTGGATCGACCGCGAAACCGTGATCATCGGAACGGGGGCCCGGGCGAACAAAGCGGGGGCACTTCAGGTAGAATCTGAACTGAGAAATATGGGGGTTACGGACATCGTCCATTTTGAAATTCCATACGGGCACGCCCATTTGGACGGTTTGATCAACATTGCCGACAAAAAGGTCGCTGTTTTGTTTCCGTGGCAAGTGCCGTACGATGTAGTTAAATTTTTGCTGGAACGAGATTTCACCATCGTAGAAGCGACAAACTTTGAAGAAATCAAAGTGAAAGCGTGTATCAATTTTGTGGCGATAGAGCCCGGAAAAATTGTCATGCCGGCCGGCTGTCCAGAAACGAAACAAAAAGTAGAAGACGCCGGCGTTGAAGTGATTGAAGCACAAGTGGATGAGATTTTAAAAGGGTGGGGCGCGATTCACTGTATGACCGCCTTTTTGAAAAGAGATCCGGTAACGGACAACTGA
- a CDS encoding transporter substrate-binding domain-containing protein: MKKTFGLIVMVSLLVMSACSQAQSDEQGAASTIDQVLDKGKLVVGTAPGYYPFEMKDMNGEFVGYDIDVAKAIAEALDVEVEFQQFGFDGLIPALQTGEIDMILAGMTIRGDRALSVSFSDPYHTTGQVVMLPKDDTDTKSWEDLDQPNKKIAVSLGTTGALLAKQIFQEAEILDFEDFPSAAMALIQGEADGVVYDEPAIRVYEAMHSDSVRGIYDLISSEELGIAVRHNDFETVQWLNSFLASYLNSPEQIATYEKWFESSDWMDEVEIED, encoded by the coding sequence ATGAAGAAAACATTTGGACTCATCGTCATGGTATCGTTGTTGGTCATGTCAGCGTGCAGCCAGGCGCAAAGTGACGAACAAGGGGCTGCGTCGACGATTGACCAAGTTTTGGACAAAGGGAAGCTCGTTGTCGGGACGGCTCCCGGGTATTACCCGTTTGAAATGAAAGATATGAACGGAGAATTCGTCGGTTACGATATCGATGTCGCCAAAGCGATTGCGGAAGCGTTGGACGTAGAAGTGGAATTTCAACAATTCGGTTTTGACGGACTGATACCGGCTTTGCAAACAGGGGAAATCGATATGATCCTCGCCGGTATGACCATTAGAGGCGACCGCGCCTTGTCCGTCAGTTTTTCCGATCCATACCATACGACGGGCCAAGTCGTCATGCTACCCAAGGACGATACCGACACAAAATCGTGGGAGGACTTGGATCAACCGAACAAAAAAATTGCCGTTTCTTTAGGGACGACCGGGGCACTGCTTGCCAAACAGATCTTCCAGGAAGCAGAAATACTCGACTTTGAAGATTTTCCTTCAGCCGCAATGGCTTTAATCCAAGGGGAAGCGGACGGTGTCGTGTACGACGAACCGGCCATCAGAGTGTATGAAGCGATGCACAGTGACAGCGTGCGCGGCATTTACGATCTCATTTCGTCGGAAGAGTTGGGAATTGCCGTTCGCCACAACGATTTTGAGACGGTTCAATGGCTGAACTCATTCCTCGCGTCATATTTGAACAGTCCGGAACAAATTGCCACTTATGAAAAATGGTTTGAAAGTTCTGATTGGATGGACGAGGTCGAAATCGAAGACTAA
- a CDS encoding amino acid ABC transporter permease, with protein MSYRPDWSVIPQNLDLFLEGLLLTIEISALALLFSIPIGILAGLCRISRNKMVSFIAVSYVELMRGIPLLVLLFWIFFVLGKVLQLGAYWSAVLGLAIFSGAFIAEIVRAGIQAVPKGQMEAARSTGMTYVQAMRYIILPQALRKVLPPMASQFIILIKDSSLVSVISVVDLTLVAKNLVATSFRSLEVWTFVALLYFVVTFTLSQIIRFFENKYKVYE; from the coding sequence ATGTCCTACCGACCGGACTGGAGTGTTATTCCTCAAAATCTCGATTTGTTTCTTGAGGGATTGCTTCTCACGATTGAAATATCGGCACTAGCTTTACTGTTTAGCATCCCGATCGGTATTTTAGCCGGATTGTGTAGAATTTCCCGGAACAAAATGGTCTCTTTTATTGCAGTGAGTTACGTTGAATTAATGCGAGGGATACCGCTTTTGGTGCTCCTGTTTTGGATCTTTTTCGTCCTGGGGAAGGTTCTGCAGCTGGGTGCTTACTGGTCGGCTGTGCTGGGGTTGGCAATCTTTTCTGGTGCGTTTATTGCCGAGATTGTAAGAGCGGGTATCCAGGCGGTGCCGAAAGGGCAAATGGAGGCGGCGCGTTCCACCGGCATGACTTACGTGCAGGCGATGCGGTACATTATTTTGCCCCAAGCCCTGCGAAAAGTGCTGCCGCCGATGGCCTCGCAGTTTATCATCTTGATTAAAGACTCTTCTTTAGTGTCCGTCATTTCGGTCGTCGATCTAACGCTTGTTGCCAAAAATTTAGTGGCCACATCGTTTCGATCCCTGGAAGTGTGGACGTTTGTCGCCTTGCTGTATTTTGTTGTTACTTTTACGCTATCTCAAATTATTAGGTTTTTTGAAAACAAGTACAAAGTTTACGAATGA
- a CDS encoding amino acid ABC transporter ATP-binding protein — translation MIQMKNVEKSFGKTKVLHNIQLSVPRSHVYSLIGPSGAGKSTLIRTINALETIQGGEILVDGVSVHDKKTDINKVRTDIGFVFQSFNLYPHLTALENVTISPMKVRNVSKKEAEEKGKELLASLGLADKASFYPSELSGGQQQRVAIARALAMDPKVMLFDEPTSALDPEMIKEVLDAIRRLAKSGMTMVVVTHEMGFAREMCDQIVFMADGRIVEVTPPEQFFTNPESDRAKDFLSKVLNH, via the coding sequence ATGATCCAAATGAAAAACGTCGAAAAAAGTTTTGGTAAGACGAAGGTTTTGCACAACATTCAACTATCGGTCCCCCGGTCACACGTCTACTCTTTGATCGGTCCGAGCGGTGCTGGTAAGAGCACGTTGATCCGAACGATCAACGCCTTGGAAACCATTCAAGGCGGAGAAATTTTGGTAGACGGCGTTTCAGTACACGACAAAAAGACAGACATCAACAAAGTGCGGACGGACATCGGGTTCGTATTTCAGTCTTTTAATTTGTACCCGCATTTGACCGCTTTGGAAAATGTGACCATCTCGCCCATGAAAGTGAGGAATGTGAGCAAAAAGGAAGCCGAGGAAAAAGGTAAGGAATTACTCGCTTCACTGGGGCTTGCGGACAAAGCCTCCTTCTACCCGTCTGAACTGTCAGGAGGGCAGCAGCAGCGGGTCGCCATTGCCCGGGCGTTGGCGATGGACCCGAAAGTGATGCTTTTCGACGAACCGACGTCAGCTCTGGACCCGGAAATGATCAAAGAAGTGCTGGACGCCATTCGTCGTCTCGCAAAATCGGGGATGACGATGGTGGTTGTCACCCATGAAATGGGCTTTGCCCGGGAGATGTGCGATCAAATCGTGTTTATGGCAGACGGAAGAATCGTCGAAGTGACACCTCCCGAACAATTTTTTACGAATCCTGAAAGTGATCGCGCCAAAGATTTCTTGTCTAAAGTACTGAATCATTAA
- a CDS encoding dimethylarginine dimethylaminohydrolase family protein codes for MKVVVQGERWFPSETVFADEMKELWGDWYCDSEVGRLRAVLMHRPGREIEGITDENFSQYRFRAPINAERARKQQDELADVYRSHGVAVHYVQNQREDRPNAMFMRDLVLMTPEGAIVCRPAIPARRGEEKAVAETLASLGVPIIKTINGDGYFEGACAMWIDRETVIIGTGSRSNEKGVQQVEAELRNIGVTNIIRTQIPYGSIHLDGYMNMVDKKKLVIFPWHVTYDCAKQLLDLGIELIEMTNIEELKNGMAMNFVALEPGKVVMPSGNPETKALLENEGVHVIEVEMDEIVNGWGAIHCMTAFLRRDPVSHA; via the coding sequence GTGAAAGTCGTCGTTCAAGGTGAACGGTGGTTTCCGTCAGAGACCGTGTTTGCCGACGAGATGAAAGAGTTGTGGGGAGATTGGTATTGCGACTCGGAAGTGGGCCGTTTACGGGCCGTGTTAATGCACAGGCCCGGACGGGAAATCGAAGGGATTACAGACGAAAACTTCTCACAATACCGCTTTCGGGCACCGATCAATGCTGAAAGGGCGAGAAAACAACAGGACGAATTGGCGGACGTGTACCGCTCCCACGGCGTGGCGGTTCACTATGTCCAAAATCAACGTGAAGACCGTCCTAATGCGATGTTTATGCGGGACCTCGTGCTGATGACACCGGAGGGGGCGATCGTGTGCCGTCCGGCTATACCGGCCAGAAGGGGAGAAGAAAAAGCTGTCGCAGAAACGTTGGCCTCCCTCGGTGTACCGATTATTAAAACAATTAACGGTGACGGTTATTTTGAAGGGGCCTGTGCGATGTGGATCGACCGCGAGACGGTGATCATCGGAACCGGCAGCCGCTCCAACGAGAAAGGTGTGCAGCAAGTCGAAGCGGAACTGCGTAACATCGGCGTCACCAACATCATTCGCACCCAAATACCGTACGGGTCTATCCATCTTGACGGCTACATGAATATGGTAGACAAAAAGAAACTCGTCATATTCCCCTGGCACGTCACGTACGACTGCGCCAAGCAATTGTTGGACTTAGGCATTGAACTCATTGAAATGACGAACATTGAAGAACTCAAAAACGGTATGGCGATGAACTTCGTCGCCCTTGAGCCTGGAAAAGTCGTCATGCCCTCTGGAAATCCCGAAACGAAAGCGTTGCTGGAAAACGAAGGCGTCCACGTGATCGAAGTCGAAATGGACGAAATTGTGAACGGCTGGGGCGCGATACACTGCATGACTGCGTTTCTGAGACGCGACCCTGTCAGTCACGCATGA
- a CDS encoding helix-turn-helix domain-containing protein: MIKKALKAHNGNVTKTADALGISRQSLQYRLRKLNIHNGRHA, from the coding sequence GTGATCAAAAAGGCACTTAAAGCACACAACGGCAATGTAACGAAAACGGCCGATGCCCTCGGCATCAGCCGTCAAAGTTTACAGTATCGTTTGAGAAAATTGAACATTCATAACGGCCGTCATGCGTGA
- the pruA gene encoding L-glutamate gamma-semialdehyde dehydrogenase: MVTPYRHEPFTDFTVEENRAAFQAALKQVEAELGQHHDLLVGGERIKTDETIVSINPANKEQVVGTVSKANRDIAEKAINAADEAFEQWRKWDPEARAGLLFRAAAIVRRRRHEFAAYLVKEAGKPWKEADADVAEGIDFMEYYGRQMIELKDGKPVNSRPIEHNRYFYQPMGVTVTISPWNFAFAIMCGTTVAPLVTGNTVLLKPASATPVVAAKFVEVLQEAGVPDGVINYIPGSGSEVGDFLVDHPKTKLITFTGSRDVGIRIWERAAKVHPGQTHLKRVIAEMGGKDTVVVDRDADLDLAAREIIVSAFGFSGQKCSAGSRAVVHQDVYDDVLEKVVHLTNDLTVGDPASPDTYMGPVIDQAAFDKIMGYIEIGKTEGKLMAGGTGDDTKGYFIRPTVIADVDPEARIMQEEIFGPVVAFGKARDFDHALEIANNTEYGLTGALITNNRAHMERARHDFHVGNLYFNRNCTGAIVGYQPFGGFKMSGTDSKAGGPDYLLLHMQAKTVSEMF; this comes from the coding sequence ATGGTCACACCTTACCGTCATGAACCGTTTACCGACTTTACAGTGGAAGAGAACCGTGCGGCGTTCCAAGCCGCCCTGAAGCAAGTGGAAGCCGAACTGGGCCAACATCACGATCTCCTCGTCGGCGGGGAACGCATCAAAACCGACGAGACCATCGTCTCCATCAACCCCGCGAACAAAGAACAAGTCGTCGGCACCGTCTCCAAAGCGAACCGGGACATCGCCGAAAAAGCGATCAACGCTGCCGACGAAGCGTTTGAACAGTGGCGCAAGTGGGATCCGGAAGCCCGGGCCGGCCTCTTGTTCCGCGCCGCGGCCATCGTCCGCCGCCGGCGGCACGAATTTGCTGCGTACCTCGTCAAAGAAGCGGGCAAACCGTGGAAAGAAGCCGACGCCGATGTAGCCGAAGGGATCGACTTCATGGAGTACTACGGCCGGCAAATGATCGAACTGAAAGACGGCAAACCCGTGAACAGCCGCCCCATCGAACACAACCGCTACTTTTACCAGCCGATGGGGGTGACGGTTACCATCTCGCCGTGGAACTTTGCCTTCGCCATCATGTGCGGCACGACCGTGGCTCCCCTCGTCACCGGGAACACCGTCCTGCTGAAACCGGCGAGCGCCACCCCTGTTGTCGCCGCCAAATTCGTCGAAGTGCTGCAAGAAGCGGGCGTGCCGGACGGCGTCATCAACTACATCCCGGGAAGCGGATCTGAAGTGGGCGACTTCCTCGTCGACCATCCGAAAACGAAACTGATCACCTTCACCGGGTCGCGGGACGTCGGGATACGCATCTGGGAGCGGGCGGCGAAAGTCCACCCGGGGCAGACCCACCTAAAGCGCGTCATCGCCGAAATGGGGGGCAAAGACACCGTCGTCGTCGACCGTGACGCCGACCTCGACCTGGCGGCGAGAGAAATCATCGTCTCCGCCTTCGGCTTCTCCGGACAGAAGTGTTCCGCCGGTTCCCGGGCCGTCGTGCATCAAGACGTGTACGACGACGTGTTGGAGAAAGTCGTGCACCTGACGAACGACCTCACCGTCGGCGATCCGGCCTCCCCGGACACCTACATGGGACCGGTCATCGACCAGGCCGCCTTTGACAAAATCATGGGCTACATCGAGATCGGCAAAACAGAAGGGAAACTGATGGCCGGCGGGACAGGAGACGACACGAAAGGGTACTTCATCCGGCCGACCGTCATCGCCGATGTGGACCCGGAAGCGCGCATCATGCAGGAAGAAATCTTCGGCCCCGTCGTCGCCTTCGGCAAAGCGCGGGACTTCGACCACGCCCTGGAGATCGCCAACAACACCGAATACGGATTGACGGGAGCCCTCATCACGAACAACCGGGCCCACATGGAGCGGGCAAGACACGACTTCCACGTCGGCAACCTGTACTTCAACCGCAACTGCACCGGCGCCATCGTCGGGTACCAGCCGTTCGGCGGGTTCAAAATGTCGGGGACCGATTCCAAGGCGGGCGGACCGGATTACCTGCTCCTGCACATGCAGGCGAAGACCGTTTCGGAGATGTTTTAA